One window of the Peptacetobacter hiranonis genome contains the following:
- a CDS encoding IS91 family transposase encodes MNVLKKQKDEKIIKKILKNHFEEFKLKYWNKVRREMRDQIENTVIKALNCGNIEKGYIKHKCIDCGEEYIQGFTCKSKFCTKCGRKYSMEWAEKQVENILDVSHRHAVFTIPEELRVYFYRKRELLKDLQDATYKVLDSFHKKKTNGDYELGVIAVVHTFGGDLKWNPHIHALYTEGGIDRNNKWFKKLDFIPYTYMKKVWRKLVLDIIKNNFRDRKTRNLINKLYKKEFYVNAERRLTNIKQATQYIGRYLARPAIAEYRIINYDGKNVTYWYENKKPKGKREITVNVLEFIGKITQHIHPKGFRVARRYGLYSRVKNKLSIEILKLYNFMRHRNISKLIKKKNTVKKNFKDRLIESFGVNPYICKKCGKDMILWEIWHYKYGLIYNVLDKSNYKRIIYEEIIEKEISLNTTTQIELF; translated from the coding sequence ATGAATGTATTGAAAAAACAAAAAGATGAAAAAATCATTAAGAAAATATTAAAAAATCACTTTGAAGAATTCAAACTAAAATATTGGAATAAAGTTAGAAGAGAAATGAGGGATCAGATAGAAAATACTGTAATAAAGGCTTTAAATTGTGGAAATATAGAAAAAGGATATATAAAACATAAATGTATAGACTGTGGAGAGGAGTATATTCAAGGGTTCACTTGTAAAAGTAAGTTTTGCACAAAGTGTGGAAGAAAATATTCTATGGAATGGGCAGAAAAACAGGTAGAAAATATTCTTGATGTTTCTCATAGACATGCAGTTTTCACAATTCCAGAGGAGTTAAGAGTCTATTTCTACAGAAAGCGAGAGCTTTTAAAAGATTTACAAGATGCTACATATAAGGTATTAGATAGTTTTCATAAAAAGAAAACAAATGGAGATTATGAATTAGGGGTAATTGCTGTAGTACACACTTTTGGTGGAGATTTAAAATGGAATCCTCACATACATGCCTTATACACCGAAGGTGGAATAGATAGAAATAATAAGTGGTTTAAAAAATTAGATTTCATACCGTATACATATATGAAAAAAGTATGGCGAAAGTTGGTACTAGATATAATAAAAAACAACTTTAGAGATAGAAAAACTAGAAATTTGATAAATAAGTTATATAAGAAAGAATTCTATGTAAATGCAGAAAGACGTTTAACTAATATAAAACAGGCAACTCAATATATAGGTAGATATTTGGCTAGACCAGCTATCGCTGAGTATAGAATAATTAATTACGATGGGAAAAATGTAACTTACTGGTATGAAAACAAAAAACCTAAGGGAAAAAGAGAAATAACTGTAAATGTATTAGAATTTATAGGTAAAATAACCCAACATATTCACCCGAAGGGTTTTAGAGTTGCAAGAAGATACGGTCTATATTCAAGAGTAAAAAATAAATTAAGCATAGAAATATTGAAATTATATAATTTTATGAGACACAGAAATATATCTAAGCTGATAAAAAAGAAGAATACAGTAAAGAAAAATTTTAAAGATAGATTGATAGAATCATTTGGAGTAAATCCTTATATTTGTAAAAAGTGTGGAAAAGACATGATTCTATGGGAAATATGGCATTATAAATATGGATTAATATATAATGTACTAGATAAATCAAATTATAAAAGAATAATCTACGAAGAAATTATAGAAAAAGAAATTTCTTTGAATACAACAACACAAATAGAATTATTTTAA
- a CDS encoding Cof-type HAD-IIB family hydrolase: protein MSKVKIIFFDIDGTLIDMTKKAISDKTVETLLRLKENGVKICIATGRAPGSVPKFDGVDFDAFLTFNGSYCFNSSDVILSTPIPKVDVERMIENATKINRPVSIAGKDRVVANGTDKDLSDYFGFAKQEVPVSDDFDEVLKGEIYQMMMGGRKDEYDDILKDVENARITAWWDRAVDIIPVNGGKGKGIEAILEYYGIDRSESMAFGDGGNDIEMLQTVGTGVAMGNALDHVKEVADEICGTSADDGIYHYCLENGLI from the coding sequence ATGAGTAAGGTAAAGATTATATTTTTCGACATAGATGGTACTTTGATAGATATGACGAAAAAGGCCATTTCGGATAAGACTGTGGAGACACTTCTTAGATTAAAGGAAAATGGAGTAAAGATTTGTATTGCGACTGGTAGAGCTCCTGGTAGTGTACCTAAGTTTGATGGAGTTGATTTCGATGCGTTTCTAACTTTTAACGGTTCATATTGCTTCAATAGCAGCGATGTTATTCTTAGTACACCAATTCCTAAGGTAGACGTTGAGAGAATGATTGAAAATGCAACTAAAATTAATAGACCTGTGTCTATTGCTGGTAAAGATAGAGTTGTTGCAAATGGAACTGACAAAGATTTATCTGATTATTTCGGTTTTGCTAAGCAGGAAGTTCCTGTAAGCGATGATTTTGATGAGGTTTTAAAAGGCGAAATCTATCAGATGATGATGGGTGGAAGAAAGGACGAGTACGACGATATTTTAAAAGATGTAGAAAATGCTAGAATAACTGCATGGTGGGATAGAGCAGTCGATATAATTCCTGTAAATGGTGGAAAAGGCAAAGGAATCGAGGCTATTTTAGAATACTACGGAATTGATAGATCTGAGTCTATGGCATTTGGAGATGGTGGAAATGACATTGAAATGCTTCAAACTGTTGGAACAGGTGTTGCTATGGGAAATGCGCTTGACCATGTTAAAGAAGTTGCAGACGAGATTTGTGGTACTTCAGCAGATGACGGAATTTATCATTATTGTTTAGAAAATGGCTTAATTTAG
- a CDS encoding alpha/beta hydrolase yields the protein MIEKSIKTDRGSIYYWVNENNSSNAIVFLHGLTVDHTLFDMQVEFFSKDYKVITIDLPLHGKSIGYNDFSIDNVASDLAKLIENEDISRYAVVGQSAGGYFAQQLANIDSKAACFIGVDTSPLGKDNYKSLDLFWVKHFSSFASFYPYNYYCKISSKQSSVTDNGRKNMYNALVKLGKENMLVAADKIYNSFATHDNVELKCPVLLVYGDCDKVGYVKKYNELWNKSKNYPIEIIPIAGHNSNYDNYSYFNEIINNFIKKII from the coding sequence ATGATTGAAAAAAGTATAAAAACAGATAGAGGCAGTATATACTATTGGGTTAATGAAAATAATTCTTCTAATGCAATTGTATTTTTACATGGTCTTACAGTTGACCATACCCTTTTTGATATGCAAGTTGAATTTTTTTCTAAAGATTATAAAGTAATAACTATAGATTTACCACTTCATGGGAAATCAATTGGATATAATGATTTTTCAATAGATAATGTAGCTAGTGATTTAGCAAAATTAATTGAAAATGAAGATATTTCAAGATATGCAGTAGTAGGTCAATCTGCTGGAGGATATTTTGCACAACAACTAGCTAATATAGACTCAAAAGCTGCTTGTTTTATAGGTGTTGATACATCTCCACTTGGAAAGGATAATTATAAAAGCTTAGATCTATTTTGGGTTAAGCATTTTAGCTCTTTTGCAAGTTTTTATCCTTATAACTATTATTGTAAAATATCTTCAAAGCAATCATCTGTTACTGATAACGGCAGAAAAAATATGTACAATGCTCTGGTGAAACTTGGTAAGGAAAATATGCTTGTTGCAGCAGATAAAATATACAATTCTTTTGCTACTCATGATAATGTTGAATTAAAATGTCCAGTTCTTTTAGTTTATGGTGATTGTGATAAGGTAGGATATGTTAAAAAATATAATGAATTATGGAATAAAAGTAAAAACTATCCTATTGAAATAATTCCAATTGCAGGACATAATTCCAACTACGATAATTATAGTTATTTTAATGAAATAATAAATAACTTCATTAAAAAAATCATATAA
- the abc-f gene encoding ribosomal protection-like ABC-F family protein: protein MTMIKVNNLTFSYPGSYQNIFEDVSFTIDSDWKLGFVGRNGRGKTTFLNILLNKLEYKGSISCDMEFGYFPYQVEDISKDTIEIVEEICKTDEIWDIYREFSMLRIDDDVLYRPFESLSNGERTKVLLAAMFISENKFLLLDEPTNHLDVGARKIISEYLKSKKGFILVSHDRELLDNCCDHIISINKTNIEIQAGNFTSWWNNKIMQDNFELAQNEKLKSEIKRLEKSVYRTSVWSSKAEKGKKMTADMDSKPDRGYVGHKAEKMMKRSKSIENRQLKAIEEKNKLLHNIEKYDDIKLVFDGYRTNVLLTADKLSFKYPGSDKNVFENLTFDIRKGDRVCVSGKNGCGKSTLLKILIGEIDYKIGIENSNKIDKYSIEGFLSIGSGLKISYVSQDTSFLKGSLSEFARENGLDESLFKSLLRKLDFSRDLFENDISSFSEGLKKKVLIAKSLSERAHLYVWDEPLNYIDIYSRIQIEELLLRYEPTIIFVEHDSTFAEKIATKFVNL, encoded by the coding sequence ATGACAATGATAAAAGTAAATAATTTAACTTTCTCATATCCAGGAAGTTATCAAAATATATTTGAGGATGTAAGTTTTACAATAGATTCCGATTGGAAATTGGGATTTGTTGGAAGAAATGGTAGAGGAAAGACTACATTTTTAAATATCTTATTAAACAAATTAGAGTATAAAGGAAGTATTTCGTGCGATATGGAGTTTGGATATTTTCCATATCAAGTAGAAGATATTTCAAAAGATACGATAGAAATAGTAGAAGAAATATGCAAAACAGATGAAATCTGGGATATTTACAGAGAATTTTCTATGCTTAGGATAGATGACGATGTTCTGTACAGACCTTTTGAAAGTTTATCGAACGGTGAGCGAACAAAAGTTCTGTTAGCAGCAATGTTTATCTCTGAAAATAAGTTCCTATTATTGGATGAGCCTACAAACCACTTAGATGTAGGTGCTAGGAAGATTATTTCAGAGTATTTAAAATCTAAAAAAGGCTTTATTTTGGTGTCACACGATAGAGAACTTTTGGATAATTGCTGTGATCATATCATTTCTATAAACAAAACGAACATAGAAATTCAAGCAGGGAACTTCACTTCTTGGTGGAATAATAAAATTATGCAGGATAATTTCGAGTTAGCACAGAACGAAAAGCTAAAATCTGAGATAAAAAGGCTCGAAAAATCCGTATATAGAACAAGTGTTTGGTCGTCTAAGGCAGAGAAAGGTAAGAAAATGACTGCCGATATGGACTCAAAACCAGATAGAGGATATGTTGGACACAAGGCTGAAAAGATGATGAAAAGGTCTAAAAGCATTGAAAACAGACAACTTAAAGCAATTGAAGAAAAAAATAAGCTGCTGCACAATATAGAAAAGTATGACGACATTAAGCTCGTATTTGACGGATATAGAACAAATGTTCTGTTAACTGCAGATAAGCTATCTTTTAAATACCCTGGATCAGATAAAAATGTGTTTGAGAATTTGACATTCGATATAAGAAAGGGAGATAGAGTTTGTGTGTCTGGAAAAAATGGATGTGGAAAATCTACTCTTTTAAAAATCTTAATCGGAGAAATAGATTATAAAATAGGAATAGAAAATTCTAATAAAATAGATAAATATAGTATAGAAGGATTTTTATCTATAGGAAGTGGACTTAAGATTTCTTATGTATCTCAGGATACATCATTCTTAAAAGGAAGCTTATCCGAATTTGCTAGAGAGAATGGATTAGATGAATCGCTGTTTAAATCACTACTAAGAAAACTAGATTTTTCGAGAGATTTATTTGAGAATGATATTTCTAGTTTTAGTGAAGGGCTGAAAAAGAAAGTACTAATAGCAAAGAGCTTGTCTGAGAGAGCACATCTATATGTTTGGGATGAGCCACTAAATTATATAGACATATATTCCAGAATTCAGATTGAGGAGCTGCTACTTAGATACGAACCGACTATAATATTTGTCGAACACGATTCTACCTTTGCTGAGAAGATTGCGACAAAATTTGTAAATTTATAA
- a CDS encoding ABC transporter ATP-binding protein/permease, translated as MLQVKNIHKEYRTGPLVQKALDDVSLNLRDNEFVSILGPSGSGKTTLLNIIGGLDRYDDGDLIINGISTRKYKDRDWDSYRNHTIGFVFQSYNLIPHQTILSNVELALTISGITKSERREKSIRALEKVGLIDHIHKKPNQLSGGQMQRVAIARALVNDPDILLADEPTGALDSDTSVQVMDLLKEVAKDRLVVMVTHNPELAYEYSTRIVTLKDGKICGDTNPFIIEDNGNLDEAVHENMGKTSMSFLTSLSLSFNNLKTKKGRTFLTAFAGSIGIIGIALILSLSNGVNNYIADIEEKTLSEYPLQIQKAGYDFTSMLSGMSGASSESKGSNEKKDMKVENMVSGMFSTVGSNDLKSFKKFLDSDKSGIAKHTNAVEYSYDVVPQIYSTNTEKVRQVHPDKSFNSMGLGSEASSNSMVSSMMSTDIFYQMPRNKSLYRDQYEVKAGKWPTKYNECVLVLTQNGGISDYYLYALNLRDPKELDEMVDKFAKEEEVIVPEGEKGYSYKDVLGKEFKLVNATDYYEYDSNYNVWKDKRNNDEYMKKLVKEGETLKITGIVQPKKEAGMGMLMPAIYYTPELEDHVIKQASESQIVKKQLADKDTNVFTGKGFEDTSKSAFDMKSMFNVDTSKFASAFSINPNRINADFSNLNNLFSQINMPSIKPSDIINQINIKITPEQINSLIKDVGNGYLIYLKENKDMDFTKYQGIIESYFKDPELEKMVTEMVEEAIKTNGEIKLTQEQMNKILQAAIEKYKKFITDNNVADVMKIGRYFLEYLNTADCKNIIGSHLDAISKENNLEQQIYAVLQKYMGSATGSISATIEREITASMRKLSQSMANAFSFDASVFADAMNVDMSEEEMMEVMTASMYQEQDTFDNNIKKLGYAEMDDPSMISIYPKDFEEKEKVIDILDKYNEDMEKVDEDKVISYTDMVGSLMSSVTSIINSISYILVAFVAISLVVSSIMIGVITYISVLERKKEIGVLRAIGASKRNISQVFNAETFIIGALAGIIGIVVSLILIVPINQVIHNVTGKTNMNAALPLWAGIVLIMISIVLTLLGGIIPSRKAAKEDPVKALRNE; from the coding sequence TTGCTGCAAGTTAAAAACATACACAAAGAATACAGAACGGGGCCTTTAGTTCAGAAGGCACTCGACGATGTCAGTCTAAATCTTAGAGATAACGAGTTTGTTTCTATTTTAGGGCCAAGTGGATCTGGAAAGACGACACTTTTAAATATTATAGGTGGTTTGGATAGATACGACGATGGAGATTTAATTATAAACGGAATTTCGACAAGGAAGTACAAAGACAGAGATTGGGATTCCTACAGAAACCACACGATAGGATTTGTATTCCAGAGCTACAATCTAATTCCACATCAGACAATTTTATCAAATGTCGAATTAGCACTTACAATATCTGGGATAACAAAATCTGAAAGGCGTGAAAAATCTATACGGGCTTTGGAAAAAGTTGGGCTTATAGACCATATTCATAAAAAGCCAAATCAGCTTTCAGGTGGGCAGATGCAGAGGGTTGCAATTGCTAGAGCACTTGTAAATGACCCTGACATACTTCTTGCAGATGAGCCAACTGGAGCACTTGATTCAGACACAAGTGTTCAGGTTATGGATTTACTTAAAGAAGTTGCAAAAGATAGATTGGTCGTAATGGTAACGCACAATCCAGAGCTTGCCTACGAATATTCTACAAGAATTGTCACATTAAAAGACGGGAAAATATGTGGAGATACAAACCCATTTATAATAGAAGATAATGGAAATTTAGATGAAGCAGTTCACGAAAATATGGGAAAAACTTCTATGTCGTTCCTTACTTCTCTTTCGCTTAGTTTCAACAACTTAAAGACTAAAAAGGGAAGAACATTTTTAACTGCATTTGCTGGATCCATTGGGATAATTGGGATTGCACTGATATTATCTCTATCAAATGGTGTAAACAATTACATTGCAGATATTGAAGAAAAGACTTTGTCAGAATACCCACTTCAAATTCAAAAGGCAGGGTATGATTTCACATCTATGTTGAGTGGAATGTCTGGGGCTTCTTCTGAATCTAAAGGCAGCAATGAGAAAAAAGATATGAAAGTTGAAAATATGGTAAGCGGAATGTTCTCTACTGTAGGCTCAAATGACTTAAAATCTTTTAAAAAGTTCTTAGACTCAGATAAATCTGGTATAGCAAAACATACAAATGCGGTTGAATATTCTTATGACGTTGTTCCTCAGATTTACAGCACTAACACAGAAAAAGTGAGACAGGTGCATCCAGATAAATCATTCAATTCTATGGGACTTGGCTCTGAAGCATCTTCAAATAGCATGGTTTCTAGTATGATGAGTACGGATATATTCTATCAAATGCCTAGAAACAAGAGCCTTTACAGAGATCAGTATGAGGTAAAAGCTGGAAAATGGCCTACAAAATACAATGAATGTGTGTTAGTTCTTACTCAAAATGGTGGAATTAGCGACTATTATTTATATGCACTTAATCTGAGAGATCCTAAAGAACTCGATGAAATGGTAGATAAATTTGCAAAGGAAGAAGAAGTAATTGTTCCTGAAGGCGAAAAAGGATATTCTTACAAAGATGTTCTTGGAAAAGAATTTAAACTAGTAAATGCAACAGATTACTACGAATACGATTCAAACTACAATGTTTGGAAAGACAAGAGAAACAACGATGAGTATATGAAAAAGCTAGTTAAAGAAGGGGAAACTCTTAAAATAACTGGAATTGTTCAGCCTAAGAAGGAAGCTGGAATGGGAATGCTTATGCCAGCGATATACTACACTCCAGAACTTGAAGACCATGTTATAAAACAGGCATCTGAAAGTCAGATTGTTAAAAAGCAGCTAGCTGACAAGGATACAAACGTATTTACTGGCAAGGGATTTGAAGATACTTCAAAATCTGCTTTTGATATGAAGTCTATGTTTAATGTAGACACTTCAAAATTTGCATCTGCCTTTAGCATAAATCCAAATCGGATTAATGCAGATTTTAGCAATTTAAACAACTTATTTAGCCAGATTAATATGCCTAGTATAAAACCTTCTGATATTATAAATCAGATTAATATAAAAATAACTCCTGAGCAGATAAATAGTTTAATAAAAGACGTTGGAAATGGATATTTAATTTATCTAAAGGAAAACAAAGATATGGACTTTACTAAGTATCAGGGAATTATAGAGTCTTATTTTAAAGATCCTGAACTTGAAAAAATGGTAACTGAGATGGTTGAGGAAGCTATCAAAACAAATGGAGAAATCAAGTTAACTCAGGAACAGATGAACAAGATTTTACAGGCTGCTATTGAAAAGTATAAGAAGTTTATAACTGACAATAATGTGGCAGATGTTATGAAAATAGGAAGATATTTCCTTGAGTATTTGAATACTGCTGATTGCAAGAATATTATCGGAAGTCATTTAGATGCTATTTCAAAGGAAAATAATCTTGAGCAGCAGATATATGCAGTTCTTCAGAAATATATGGGCTCTGCAACAGGTTCTATCTCAGCAACTATTGAAAGAGAAATCACCGCATCTATGAGAAAACTTAGCCAGAGTATGGCAAATGCGTTTAGTTTTGATGCGAGTGTGTTTGCAGATGCGATGAATGTCGATATGTCTGAGGAAGAAATGATGGAAGTTATGACTGCTAGTATGTATCAAGAACAGGATACTTTTGACAATAATATTAAGAAATTAGGTTATGCTGAAATGGACGATCCTTCTATGATTTCTATATATCCTAAGGATTTTGAAGAAAAGGAAAAAGTTATAGATATTTTAGATAAATACAACGAGGATATGGAAAAAGTAGATGAGGACAAGGTGATTTCTTACACTGATATGGTTGGAAGTTTGATGTCTTCTGTTACAAGTATTATAAATTCTATAAGTTATATTTTAGTTGCGTTCGTAGCAATTTCGCTTGTAGTTTCGTCAATTATGATAGGAGTTATCACTTATATAAGTGTGCTTGAGCGTAAGAAAGAGATTGGTGTACTTAGAGCGATAGGTGCTTCTAAGAGAAATATCTCTCAGGTGTTCAATGCTGAAACGTTTATCATTGGGGCACTTGCGGGAATTATAGGTATTGTTGTGAGCTTGATTTTGATTGTACCTATAAATCAGGTGATACACAATGTTACTGGTAAGACTAATATGAATGCGGCTCTTCCTCTTTGGGCAGGGATAGTACTTATAATGATAAGTATTGTGCTTACACTTTTAGGTGGAATAATTCCATCGAGAAAGGCAGCAAAAGAGGATCCGGTTAAAGCATTAAGAAACGAATAA
- a CDS encoding HAD hydrolase-like protein, with translation MEKTILFDLDGTLTASGIGITKCVQHALEKMGHPENNLKKLEIFIGPPLITQFMEYLNISKEEAEQAVAYYRERYTTVGIFENELYPNVEKMLKTLKDNNYTLAVSSSKPEKFVKQILEHFKIEQYFDEVVGATMSEKRTDKAEVIEETLKRLGRINCSNNDVNNIVTEKTINTENIIMVGDKKHDVLGARQFGIPCIAVSYGYGTIEELTNENPHKIVNTVDELLAYLLNN, from the coding sequence ATGGAAAAAACAATATTATTCGATCTAGATGGCACACTAACAGCATCTGGAATAGGAATCACAAAATGCGTACAACACGCACTTGAAAAAATGGGACACCCAGAAAACAACCTAAAAAAACTAGAAATCTTCATAGGACCACCACTGATAACTCAGTTCATGGAGTACCTAAACATTTCAAAAGAAGAAGCAGAACAGGCAGTTGCATACTACAGAGAAAGATACACAACAGTTGGAATCTTTGAAAACGAGCTATATCCAAACGTAGAAAAAATGCTAAAAACTCTAAAAGATAACAACTACACACTTGCAGTATCATCATCAAAACCAGAAAAATTCGTAAAACAAATACTAGAACACTTCAAAATTGAACAATATTTCGATGAAGTTGTCGGAGCTACAATGAGCGAAAAAAGAACTGACAAAGCAGAAGTAATTGAAGAAACACTAAAAAGACTTGGAAGAATAAATTGCTCAAATAACGATGTAAATAATATCGTAACAGAAAAAACTATAAACACAGAAAACATAATAATGGTAGGCGACAAAAAACACGACGTCCTAGGAGCCAGACAATTTGGAATCCCTTGTATCGCAGTATCTTACGGATATGGAACAATAGAAGAACTAACAAACGAAAACCCACACAAAATCGTCAACACAGTAGACGAACTACTAGCCTACTTACTAAACAACTAA
- a CDS encoding Abi family protein: protein MANKPFKTYREQLDILRSRNLIIENEERAIDILRRVNYYNLINGYKKIFLEKSNSNLETYKENCTLEEIYSLYKFDRDLKNILLYYLIQFENSLKSICAYHFSNKFREDYSYLQVKNYSHEKEDFKYVLNNLAELSKIINKEKDNSVKPQIKHYIDKHHEIPLWVLINYLTFGNVSFFFNAMDNELKESVCKDFGIRLKRQYGNSYPIEKNILKDIIKISNLFRNVCAHDDILFSYRLKKPISTKESTSKFFRVKFKGNSLFDLVMLLQLVLPKDCHEEMISKIEFTFKLYSKSFKSISLEDIIEEAGFPINWTEDYKIKLP from the coding sequence ATGGCTAATAAACCATTTAAAACTTATAGGGAGCAACTTGATATATTAAGAAGCAGGAATTTAATTATTGAAAATGAAGAAAGAGCAATTGATATATTAAGAAGGGTTAATTATTATAATTTAATAAATGGATATAAAAAAATTTTTTTAGAAAAATCTAATTCTAATTTAGAAACTTATAAGGAAAATTGTACTTTAGAAGAGATTTATTCTCTTTATAAGTTCGATAGAGATTTAAAAAATATTTTATTGTATTATCTAATACAATTTGAAAATTCTTTAAAAAGTATCTGTGCATATCATTTTTCAAATAAATTCAGAGAAGATTATTCATATTTACAAGTTAAAAATTATTCACACGAAAAAGAAGATTTTAAATATGTATTAAATAATCTTGCAGAGTTATCAAAAATTATAAATAAAGAAAAAGATAATTCTGTAAAACCTCAAATTAAACACTACATTGATAAACATCACGAAATTCCTTTATGGGTTTTAATCAATTATTTAACATTTGGTAATGTTTCTTTTTTCTTTAATGCAATGGATAATGAATTAAAAGAAAGTGTATGTAAGGATTTTGGTATTCGGTTAAAAAGGCAATACGGTAATAGTTATCCGATTGAAAAAAATATTCTTAAAGATATAATAAAAATATCTAATTTATTTAGAAATGTATGTGCTCATGATGATATATTATTTTCATATAGATTAAAAAAGCCAATTTCAACAAAAGAATCAACTTCAAAATTTTTTAGAGTAAAGTTTAAAGGAAATTCTCTTTTTGATTTAGTTATGCTATTACAATTAGTACTTCCAAAGGATTGCCATGAAGAAATGATATCCAAAATTGAATTTACATTTAAATTGTATTCTAAAAGTTTTAAAAGCATTTCGTTAGAAGATATTATTGAAGAAGCTGGATTCCCAATAAATTGGACTGAAGATTATAAAATAAAATTACCTTAA
- a CDS encoding AAA family ATPase produces the protein MIVMDLKIDNFFAFNNFHINMSYPKKIVDSLINPEHLQDRPNFRYKKVNIILGANATGKTSLGRILMSSFNFISRKEIVALTDCINDNSKEASISLDFIINENKLYRLLARILPEGDNLYNEDNVKIKVASVNINKRDNYEICAKKLDKLIESADYGYLEELDKVSFFGWFFIYANDEKFHQAPLSEEYFKILETVLKALDPSIKGVEKIEDVENSYIISLGNKKILVQDGEIVKKNIISSGTASGIAIANFLAEIIEGKCGFYYCDEKFSFVHSEVEKAILNIMISRLPQNQQLFFTTHNTDILDMNLPKHSFTFLKKYKVDDDYVIECVYPSDYLKRNTDSLKLAAENDLFLSSPDLDNLYTLLELKI, from the coding sequence ATGATAGTAATGGATTTAAAAATAGATAACTTTTTTGCATTTAATAACTTTCACATCAACATGTCTTACCCTAAAAAAATAGTAGACTCTCTGATTAACCCAGAGCATCTACAGGATAGACCAAACTTTAGATACAAAAAAGTAAATATAATTTTAGGAGCAAATGCAACAGGAAAAACTTCTCTTGGAAGAATTCTCATGTCTTCATTTAACTTTATATCTCGCAAAGAAATTGTAGCTCTTACCGATTGTATAAACGACAACTCAAAAGAAGCGAGTATTTCTCTAGATTTTATAATTAATGAGAATAAATTATATAGACTTTTGGCAAGAATATTACCTGAGGGGGATAATCTATACAATGAAGATAACGTAAAGATAAAAGTTGCATCAGTTAATATAAACAAAAGGGATAATTATGAAATATGTGCTAAAAAGCTAGATAAATTAATTGAATCAGCAGATTATGGATATCTTGAAGAACTTGATAAAGTCAGCTTCTTTGGTTGGTTCTTTATATATGCCAATGACGAAAAATTCCATCAAGCTCCTTTAAGTGAAGAGTACTTTAAAATTTTAGAAACAGTATTAAAAGCTCTAGATCCTTCAATAAAAGGAGTGGAAAAAATCGAAGATGTTGAAAACTCGTATATAATTTCTCTAGGAAACAAGAAAATTTTGGTACAAGATGGTGAAATAGTTAAGAAAAACATAATTTCAAGTGGTACTGCTTCAGGAATTGCAATTGCTAATTTTTTAGCTGAAATAATTGAAGGAAAATGTGGATTTTATTATTGTGATGAGAAGTTTTCGTTTGTACATAGTGAAGTTGAAAAAGCTATTCTTAATATAATGATATCTAGACTTCCTCAGAATCAACAGCTATTTTTCACAACACACAACACAGATATATTGGATATGAATCTTCCAAAACATTCATTTACTTTCTTGAAGAAGTATAAAGTCGACGATGATTATGTGATAGAATGTGTTTATCCATCAGATTACCTAAAAAGAAACACTGATTCACTAAAATTAGCAGCTGAAAATGATTTATTTTTATCTTCTCCAGACCTAGATAACCTCTACACTTTATTAGAACTAAAAATATAG